In Rhizobium sp. SSA_523, a single genomic region encodes these proteins:
- a CDS encoding NAD-dependent succinate-semialdehyde dehydrogenase, producing MSSKFQLLINGKGREGSDGVAVDVINPATGESIGKVAYGSPADIDEAIETARRGLQSWQAVPAWERGRILKEAAGIIRRDIDRIAAMLTLEQGKILAQARDEVHRAADFIEWGGEQARRIAGRIIPGRQAGQRIEVQPHPIGVVAALTPWNFPMALAAKKFAGALAAGCAIICKPSQETPGCVLALAEALVEAGVHPAALAVVFGDANQVSMQLIGSPVISKITFTGSIPIGKRLAAAAGLHMKPVTMELGGHAPAVVCSDVDPEATAELLVRAKFTNAGQICLCPSRFFVEESIAERFAARFAEIAANLKVGDGMDPATEVGPLANERRVQAIARLVDDARDRGARVLAGGNRLGNHGYFYAPTVLTDVSDDAGLLHEEPFGPVAPILPFRDEEAMLRAANGLEFGLSAYVFTHDGRRQRRLVDALQYGAVSVNSSLTHLPEAPLGGWKDSGIGTEGGIEILEPYTITKHVNLI from the coding sequence ATGAGCAGCAAATTCCAGCTTCTGATCAACGGCAAGGGCCGCGAAGGTTCGGATGGTGTCGCGGTTGATGTCATCAATCCGGCGACGGGTGAGAGCATCGGCAAGGTGGCCTACGGGTCGCCGGCCGATATTGACGAGGCCATTGAGACCGCGCGGCGCGGGCTCCAATCCTGGCAGGCAGTGCCGGCTTGGGAGCGCGGACGTATCCTGAAAGAGGCTGCCGGGATCATCCGGCGCGACATCGACCGCATTGCCGCGATGCTGACGCTGGAGCAAGGCAAGATCCTTGCTCAGGCACGTGACGAGGTTCATCGTGCCGCGGACTTTATCGAATGGGGCGGAGAACAGGCCCGCCGGATCGCCGGCCGTATTATACCGGGCCGACAGGCGGGCCAGCGCATCGAGGTCCAGCCACATCCGATCGGGGTTGTCGCAGCGCTCACGCCCTGGAATTTTCCCATGGCACTTGCTGCGAAGAAGTTTGCAGGCGCGCTGGCTGCCGGATGCGCCATCATCTGCAAACCCTCCCAGGAAACGCCGGGCTGCGTGCTAGCCCTGGCCGAGGCTCTGGTGGAAGCGGGGGTCCACCCCGCAGCTCTCGCCGTCGTTTTCGGCGACGCCAACCAGGTGTCGATGCAACTGATCGGTTCGCCGGTGATCTCGAAGATTACGTTCACAGGCTCGATCCCCATCGGCAAACGCCTGGCCGCAGCGGCGGGCCTGCATATGAAGCCGGTGACGATGGAGCTCGGTGGCCATGCCCCTGCTGTTGTCTGCAGCGACGTAGATCCGGAGGCAACGGCGGAACTGCTGGTCCGCGCCAAGTTCACCAATGCCGGCCAGATCTGCCTCTGCCCGTCTCGCTTTTTTGTCGAGGAAAGCATTGCCGAAAGGTTTGCGGCCCGCTTTGCGGAGATCGCGGCAAATCTGAAGGTGGGAGACGGTATGGATCCCGCCACCGAGGTCGGTCCCCTTGCCAATGAGCGCCGGGTCCAGGCAATCGCCCGCCTGGTTGACGACGCGCGGGACCGGGGTGCGCGGGTTCTTGCCGGCGGCAATCGTCTCGGCAATCACGGCTACTTCTATGCACCCACGGTTCTGACGGACGTCTCCGACGATGCAGGCCTCCTTCATGAGGAGCCCTTTGGACCGGTTGCCCCAATCCTGCCGTTCAGGGACGAGGAGGCAATGCTGCGAGCTGCGAACGGCCTGGAATTTGGCCTGTCTGCCTACGTGTTCACCCATGACGGCAGGCGTCAGCGCCGTCTCGTCGATGCGCTCCAATATGGCGCGGTGTCGGTCAACAGCAGTCTTACACACCTGCCTGAGGCCCCGCTCGGAGGCTGGAAAGACAGCGGCATCGGCACGGAAGGTGGCATCGAGATACTTGAGCCCTACACCATCACCAAGCACGTCAACCTTATCTAG
- a CDS encoding adenylosuccinate lyase family protein, giving the protein MSSLSLIDSPLFGGSFVDADMGTVFESDAFVSRCVETEVALAKAQARLDIVPETAAEAIAVAARTIRFDQSRLTRETELVGYPILPIVEQLADACGEAGRYLHWGATTQDIMDTATVLQIRAALILIEQRLVDTIEALRRLAAEHRDTPMAGRTHLQHALPITFGYKAAVWLSALERHHERLEQLNPRVLVVQFSGASGTLASLGDEGLAVQAELAHILGLATPTITWHSARDGMAEVVQVLALVCGSLAKIAFDISVMMTTELGEVSEPYTRHRGASSTMPQKRNPISCELIIAAAKMVRQHAGLMLDAMVHDFERATGAWHVEWAAIPESFALTSGALVQASFMLSGLVVYPDRMLANLGLSKGLIVAEAVMMALAPLTGRQTAHDLVYAACRHALETDRPLFDVLVEAQDVVVPLGRERLRSLTDPANYLGSAARMVDQILKIKSRSLEN; this is encoded by the coding sequence ATGAGCAGTCTTTCCCTCATCGACTCACCCCTGTTCGGCGGCAGTTTTGTCGATGCCGACATGGGTACGGTGTTCGAAAGCGACGCCTTCGTGAGCCGCTGCGTCGAAACCGAAGTTGCCCTTGCAAAGGCGCAGGCCCGTCTCGACATCGTCCCGGAAACTGCGGCAGAGGCTATCGCCGTTGCCGCTCGGACGATCCGCTTCGACCAGTCCCGCCTCACGCGGGAGACTGAGCTCGTCGGCTATCCGATTTTGCCGATCGTAGAGCAACTCGCCGACGCCTGCGGCGAGGCCGGGCGCTACCTCCACTGGGGTGCGACGACCCAGGATATCATGGACACGGCCACCGTCCTGCAGATCCGTGCAGCGCTTATCTTGATCGAGCAGCGGCTGGTGGACACCATCGAAGCTTTGCGCCGCCTCGCCGCCGAGCATCGCGACACGCCGATGGCCGGACGTACCCATTTGCAACATGCACTGCCGATCACATTCGGCTACAAGGCAGCCGTTTGGCTCAGCGCGCTCGAGCGACATCATGAACGTCTGGAGCAGTTAAACCCGCGCGTTCTCGTCGTTCAGTTCTCCGGTGCTTCGGGAACGCTGGCCTCGCTCGGCGACGAGGGGCTTGCGGTTCAGGCGGAGCTGGCGCACATCCTTGGTCTCGCAACGCCAACCATCACCTGGCATTCGGCGCGCGACGGGATGGCCGAGGTCGTACAGGTCTTGGCGCTTGTCTGCGGCAGCCTTGCCAAGATTGCCTTCGATATCTCTGTTATGATGACTACGGAACTGGGTGAGGTATCGGAGCCCTATACGCGTCATCGCGGCGCCTCCAGCACCATGCCGCAGAAGCGAAATCCAATCTCCTGTGAGTTGATCATTGCTGCTGCCAAGATGGTCAGACAGCATGCCGGGCTAATGCTCGACGCTATGGTGCATGACTTTGAGCGCGCCACAGGCGCATGGCACGTCGAATGGGCGGCGATCCCGGAGAGCTTTGCGCTGACCTCCGGTGCGCTCGTCCAGGCCAGCTTCATGCTCTCAGGGCTCGTGGTCTATCCGGACAGGATGCTGGCGAACCTCGGACTATCGAAGGGGTTGATCGTTGCCGAAGCGGTCATGATGGCACTCGCGCCTTTGACCGGCCGCCAGACAGCCCATGACCTTGTTTACGCCGCCTGCCGCCATGCTCTGGAAACGGACAGGCCGCTCTTTGATGTGCTGGTGGAGGCACAGGATGTGGTGGTTCCGCTTGGACGCGAGCGTCTCCGATCGCTCACCGATCCCGCCAACTATCTTGGCTCCGCAGCGCGGATGGTCGATCAGATACTCAAGATCAAATCCCGGAGTTTGGAGAATTAG
- a CDS encoding SDR family NAD(P)-dependent oxidoreductase, with protein MNTVSIVTGGSRGLGRNTAISIARHGGDVILTYRNGAEQADAVVAEIEALGRKAIALQLDVTDVSSFQKFSGTVKQALTATWNRDTFDHLVNNAGQGEMASFAETTEAQFDALFNTHVKGVFFLTQTLLPLLADGGRIVNFSSGLTRVSAAGFSAYSAAKGAVEILTLYMAKELAARGITANTVAPGAIETDFLGGAVRDMPDLNAQFAAMTALGRVGVPDDVGPMVASLLGPENRWITAQRIEVSGGQVI; from the coding sequence ATGAACACCGTTTCCATCGTCACCGGCGGCAGCCGCGGTCTCGGCCGTAACACCGCAATCAGCATTGCCCGTCACGGCGGCGATGTCATCCTGACCTATCGAAATGGCGCCGAACAGGCGGACGCCGTTGTGGCCGAGATCGAAGCTCTCGGTCGGAAGGCGATCGCCCTGCAGCTTGACGTGACGGATGTTTCTTCGTTTCAGAAATTTTCCGGCACTGTAAAGCAGGCTCTGACTGCCACGTGGAACCGCGATACGTTCGACCATCTGGTCAACAACGCGGGCCAGGGCGAAATGGCAAGCTTCGCTGAGACAACCGAAGCGCAGTTTGATGCACTCTTCAACACCCATGTGAAGGGCGTTTTCTTCCTCACGCAGACGCTCCTGCCACTGCTTGCCGACGGCGGACGCATCGTCAATTTTTCATCGGGCCTGACGCGCGTCTCGGCCGCCGGCTTCTCGGCTTACTCCGCCGCGAAGGGCGCGGTGGAAATCCTGACCCTCTACATGGCCAAAGAACTGGCGGCTCGTGGCATTACCGCCAACACGGTAGCGCCCGGCGCTATCGAGACCGACTTCCTCGGCGGCGCGGTGCGCGACATGCCGGACCTCAATGCGCAGTTCGCGGCCATGACTGCTTTGGGTCGGGTCGGTGTTCCCGACGATGTCGGGCCGATGGTCGCAAGTTTGCTCGGCCCTGAAAACCGCTGGATCACTGCACAACGCATCGAAGTTTCCGGCGGTCAGGTTATCTGA
- a CDS encoding LysE family translocator, producing MAPEIMIILTTLGLYAMAVVSPGPNFALISRLALAGSRQAAVGATIGLALSATFYAILTIAGLSALLTRIGWLSGLVQIAGGCYLVYLGFKTWLEAKPRQSGERSFPTKNTAGRGLRMGIIVNLSNPKVVTFFLSLYAVTMPADAQLGTKLAVLFGGFLLEIAWYGLVIVLLSTPPARAAYDRAGHWIERAVGTALTVFGLKLITEKLWSRGTV from the coding sequence ATGGCACCGGAAATCATGATCATTCTGACGACACTTGGCCTCTATGCCATGGCCGTAGTCAGTCCCGGCCCGAACTTCGCATTGATTTCGCGGCTTGCTTTGGCTGGCTCTCGACAAGCGGCTGTTGGTGCGACGATCGGACTGGCCCTTTCCGCAACATTCTATGCAATCCTGACGATTGCGGGACTTTCTGCGCTTCTGACCCGCATTGGTTGGCTTTCCGGCCTGGTTCAAATCGCTGGCGGATGTTATCTCGTTTATCTGGGATTTAAAACTTGGCTGGAGGCCAAGCCTAGGCAGTCGGGTGAACGGAGCTTCCCCACAAAGAATACCGCGGGGCGCGGCCTCCGGATGGGAATTATTGTCAATCTTTCCAACCCGAAGGTCGTAACCTTCTTTTTGAGTCTTTACGCCGTCACAATGCCCGCCGACGCGCAGCTCGGGACGAAACTTGCAGTACTGTTTGGCGGTTTCCTGCTCGAGATCGCGTGGTATGGGCTCGTTATCGTGCTTCTCTCTACCCCGCCGGCTCGTGCGGCATACGATCGCGCCGGCCACTGGATTGAAAGAGCGGTCGGTACCGCCCTCACTGTATTCGGTCTGAAACTGATTACAGAAAAGCTCTGGTCTCGCGGAACGGTCTAG
- a CDS encoding NmrA family NAD(P)-binding protein, translating into MRIAVVGATGRIGARLTENLLAKGHSVKALSRGGPALDALVAKGAEPFIGSFDTGDGELGRFFEDADAAFLMVKTLWGAEDFHGHYPAVALRFFDALRDSPVKFAVSLTAMGSELSGNTGHFQGFHILDQILNRLRDITLVHLQGGWFMEDLSRWADAIAQHDRIGFTLAPDVKAPWVSIHDLADFAAKEFETPTDEHRSVEQLGIDYTMTEIAATIGRALGKEVDYRFVDPSDPEVETIFREKFGTLDRWVYDKNTAAAINDGRVKFLNDRPALPTTMEEFAKDTLRPLIEKAQTDSAKPESFLTWCSKRE; encoded by the coding sequence ATGCGCATTGCTGTGGTTGGGGCGACCGGCAGGATCGGTGCCCGACTTACCGAAAACCTCTTGGCCAAAGGCCATTCAGTCAAAGCTCTTTCGAGAGGAGGGCCTGCCCTTGATGCGCTTGTCGCGAAAGGGGCAGAACCGTTCATTGGCAGCTTCGACACGGGCGATGGTGAGCTTGGCAGGTTCTTCGAAGACGCCGACGCCGCCTTCCTGATGGTCAAAACCCTTTGGGGGGCAGAGGACTTTCACGGACACTACCCTGCGGTCGCGCTTCGGTTTTTCGACGCACTTCGGGATTCCCCGGTGAAGTTTGCCGTGAGCCTGACCGCAATGGGATCCGAACTCAGTGGAAACACAGGCCATTTTCAGGGCTTCCATATCCTGGACCAAATCCTCAACCGGCTACGCGATATAACCCTGGTGCACCTGCAGGGTGGCTGGTTCATGGAGGACCTGTCCAGGTGGGCGGATGCAATCGCGCAGCACGATAGGATTGGCTTTACGCTAGCCCCCGATGTCAAAGCGCCCTGGGTTTCCATTCATGACCTCGCTGATTTCGCGGCGAAGGAGTTTGAAACGCCGACTGACGAGCACCGGTCCGTAGAGCAACTGGGCATCGATTACACGATGACCGAGATCGCCGCGACGATCGGTCGGGCGCTCGGCAAAGAGGTGGATTATCGCTTTGTCGATCCGAGCGATCCCGAGGTCGAAACGATATTTCGGGAAAAGTTTGGAACGCTCGATCGTTGGGTCTATGACAAGAACACCGCGGCGGCTATTAACGATGGGCGGGTCAAGTTCCTCAATGATCGTCCAGCGCTGCCCACAACCATGGAAGAGTTCGCCAAGGACACCCTGAGACCGCTGATCGAGAAGGCGCAGACGGACAGCGCCAAACCAGAGAGCTTTTTGACGTGGTGCTCAAAGCGAGAATAG
- a CDS encoding helix-turn-helix domain-containing protein — protein MISKLGQPSNKPLCGTTIDLSLSHGPAMAFRVDFAEYEAEGVQHQHPQGQLILALHGAVTCTAESGMWVVPPDCGLWVPGGVPHSNKVTPNARLTYLFVEPGAAALPGECCTLSVSPMLREMIHRIADLAERDVPDAHVDRLARVMLDELALMPRERLELPVSDHPKIALIATALLANPSDRRTLAQWAEHVAISERTLKRLMVQKTGLSFGRWRRQLHLVIALRELAGGATVQRVAGDLGYESTTAFIVMFRKALGTTPSRYFADC, from the coding sequence ATGATCTCGAAATTGGGCCAACCTTCGAATAAGCCGCTTTGCGGTACCACGATAGATCTGAGCCTCTCGCATGGGCCGGCGATGGCCTTCAGAGTGGACTTCGCCGAGTATGAAGCAGAGGGGGTGCAGCACCAGCACCCGCAGGGTCAACTGATCCTAGCGCTCCATGGCGCGGTTACGTGCACCGCGGAAAGTGGGATGTGGGTCGTTCCACCCGACTGTGGACTGTGGGTACCAGGCGGCGTTCCTCACAGCAATAAGGTCACACCCAATGCTCGTCTGACATACCTGTTTGTCGAGCCCGGCGCGGCCGCACTTCCGGGTGAATGCTGCACCCTTTCGGTATCGCCGATGCTTCGGGAGATGATACACCGGATTGCGGACCTAGCGGAAAGGGATGTGCCCGACGCTCATGTCGATCGCCTCGCGCGTGTCATGCTCGATGAGCTGGCATTGATGCCGCGTGAGAGGCTGGAGCTGCCTGTATCCGACCATCCAAAGATTGCCTTGATCGCTACAGCGCTTTTGGCAAACCCGAGTGATCGGCGTACCCTCGCCCAGTGGGCCGAGCATGTCGCCATCAGTGAGCGAACGTTGAAGAGGCTTATGGTCCAAAAGACGGGATTGAGCTTCGGCCGTTGGCGGCGCCAGCTGCATTTGGTCATCGCGCTGCGGGAACTTGCAGGCGGTGCAACAGTTCAGCGGGTCGCAGGTGATCTAGGGTACGAATCCACAACGGCCTTCATCGTGATGTTCCGAAAGGCACTTGGGACCACGCCATCGCGCTACTTTGCTGATTGTTGA
- the istA gene encoding IS21 family transposase — MIKLRETIMILELHQEGLTVSAISRQTGIDRKTVRKYIERGLEAPAYGPRKPRTTVIDPFAAYLRERVKTYPGLTGSRLLRELRERGYTGGYTAVTDFLRDVRPPTALGYEVRFETPPGEQAQVDFAQLHVVFTDEPMTPRIVWLFSMVLGHSRLIWARFVMHQNLPTVLRCHIAAFEALGGAPSEVLYDRMKTAVIGEGQTEGIVYNRALIDLARHYGFHPKACKPYRAKTKGKVERPFRYIREDFFLARTFRNLDDLNAQLQHWLDTVANPRKHATTLRVVNEAFAEERPHLRPLPLAPFRAVLKLERRVSREGMVSVGGNTYSVPDATRSRMVEVHSLADEVRIFESGTLIAAHPVLEGRKQRRVHPDHRRPIQPQHRPRTRDESHIVKPVGDTVLQRSLAFYDAVGKVLAQENRP, encoded by the coding sequence GTGATCAAGCTGAGGGAGACGATCATGATCCTGGAACTGCATCAGGAGGGCCTGACAGTGTCGGCCATTTCCAGACAAACGGGCATCGACCGCAAAACGGTGCGCAAATACATCGAACGGGGACTTGAGGCTCCAGCCTATGGCCCACGAAAGCCGCGTACGACGGTGATCGATCCGTTTGCCGCCTACCTGCGGGAACGGGTGAAGACCTATCCAGGCCTCACTGGCAGTCGACTGCTGCGAGAGCTGCGGGAGCGCGGCTATACTGGAGGCTACACGGCAGTGACGGATTTTCTCCGCGATGTGCGACCTCCGACAGCTCTGGGCTATGAGGTTCGTTTCGAGACGCCACCCGGCGAGCAGGCTCAGGTTGATTTCGCCCAGCTCCACGTCGTCTTCACCGACGAACCCATGACGCCGAGGATCGTCTGGCTGTTTTCCATGGTGCTGGGGCACAGCCGCCTCATCTGGGCGCGCTTCGTCATGCATCAAAACCTGCCGACTGTCCTGCGCTGCCACATCGCCGCCTTCGAAGCTCTTGGTGGCGCTCCCAGCGAGGTGCTTTACGACCGGATGAAGACGGCCGTCATTGGCGAAGGTCAGACCGAGGGCATCGTCTATAACCGTGCTCTCATCGACCTGGCCCGTCATTACGGCTTCCACCCGAAGGCATGTAAGCCTTACCGGGCGAAGACCAAGGGCAAGGTCGAGCGACCGTTCCGCTATATCCGCGAGGACTTCTTCCTGGCTCGCACGTTCCGCAATCTCGACGACCTGAATGCTCAACTCCAGCACTGGCTGGACACCGTCGCCAATCCAAGAAAGCATGCCACTACCCTTCGCGTCGTCAATGAAGCTTTCGCAGAGGAGCGGCCGCACCTGCGACCATTGCCGCTGGCACCGTTCAGAGCCGTCCTGAAGCTGGAACGCCGGGTGTCGCGTGAGGGCATGGTCAGCGTTGGCGGCAACACCTACAGCGTTCCGGATGCTACGCGAAGCCGGATGGTCGAAGTCCATTCTCTCGCTGACGAGGTCCGCATATTCGAGAGCGGCACGCTGATCGCAGCTCATCCCGTTCTGGAGGGCCGCAAACAGCGCCGGGTTCATCCGGATCATCGGCGACCTATTCAGCCACAACACCGGCCCAGGACACGGGATGAGTCCCACATCGTCAAACCTGTCGGCGACACCGTGCTGCAGCGGTCGCTCGCCTTCTATGATGCCGTCGGCAAGGTCCTGGCGCAGGAGAACAGGCCATGA
- the istB gene encoding IS21-like element ISRel3 family helper ATPase IstB — protein MSATLDAIPSMIDRIRHDLVGLKMPRALEALDHVVRRLEHGELSALEAIDILLSEELTLRENSRIKTALRMGRLATIKTLAGFDFTFQPSLDRDRIFTLAQLGFVDRHEAVHFLGPPGTGKSHLATALGVEAVKAGKSVYFTTLADLIGSLARSEREGRLQERIRFFCRPSLLIVDEIGYLPVVQGGGNLFFQLVNARYERGAMILTSNRGFAEWGDVFGDPVVATALLDRLLHHAVVVQIEGSSYRLRQHAELMPEHVRSKALIAPPAFAPPQKPRGRPPKNPQFSLAPTSA, from the coding sequence ATGAGCGCCACCCTCGATGCCATTCCGTCCATGATTGACCGTATTCGGCATGATCTCGTCGGCCTGAAGATGCCGCGCGCATTGGAAGCGCTTGACCATGTCGTGCGCCGCCTCGAACACGGCGAGCTATCTGCACTTGAGGCCATCGACATCCTCCTTTCGGAGGAACTGACCCTGCGTGAGAACAGCCGCATCAAGACGGCGCTGCGCATGGGCAGGCTCGCTACGATCAAGACACTCGCTGGCTTCGACTTCACCTTCCAGCCTTCACTCGACCGAGATCGCATCTTCACCCTGGCGCAGCTCGGCTTCGTTGATCGGCACGAGGCTGTGCATTTCCTTGGCCCGCCTGGAACTGGAAAAAGCCATCTTGCCACGGCGCTCGGCGTTGAAGCCGTCAAAGCTGGAAAGAGCGTATACTTCACGACCCTCGCTGACCTGATTGGTTCGCTTGCCCGTTCCGAACGCGAAGGTCGACTCCAGGAGCGTATCCGCTTCTTCTGCAGGCCGAGCCTACTGATCGTCGATGAGATCGGCTACCTGCCCGTCGTCCAGGGCGGCGGCAATCTATTCTTCCAGCTCGTCAACGCCCGGTATGAACGTGGTGCCATGATCCTGACGTCAAATCGCGGCTTTGCAGAATGGGGCGATGTCTTCGGCGATCCCGTTGTCGCAACGGCACTGCTCGACAGACTGCTTCACCATGCCGTCGTCGTGCAGATAGAAGGATCAAGCTATCGGCTCCGGCAGCACGCAGAGCTGATGCCGGAACATGTCCGATCCAAAGCCCTCATCGCACCTCCGGCCTTCGCCCCACCTCAAAAACCACGAGGGCGGCCGCCGAAAAATCCTCAATTCTCCCTGGCGCCCACATCGGCATAA
- a CDS encoding cupin domain-containing protein, whose translation MVPEKIDILAAVDRQIAMVFDPHVVADVNDAQVKVAKFGAEFDWHSHAREDEAFLVIRGRIAIDFRDGVVELGEGEFLVVPRGVEHRPRSLSLEPVVLMFEPASTLNTGESVSDRTVSNLKRLGA comes from the coding sequence ATGGTCCCCGAAAAGATCGACATATTGGCGGCGGTCGACAGGCAGATCGCGATGGTCTTCGATCCGCATGTCGTCGCCGACGTCAACGACGCGCAGGTCAAGGTCGCCAAGTTCGGCGCGGAGTTCGACTGGCACTCCCATGCGCGCGAGGACGAAGCGTTCCTGGTAATCCGCGGGCGCATCGCCATCGATTTTCGCGACGGCGTGGTTGAACTCGGCGAGGGGGAGTTCCTGGTCGTGCCCCGCGGGGTCGAGCACCGGCCGCGATCGCTGAGCCTGGAACCGGTGGTGCTGATGTTCGAACCGGCCTCCACCCTAAACACCGGCGAAAGCGTCAGCGATCGGACCGTGTCGAACCTGAAGCGCCTAGGTGCCTAA